The Magnolia sinica isolate HGM2019 chromosome 11, MsV1, whole genome shotgun sequence DNA window TAAAACTCTGGCCTTCTTCATACTAACCGATTTTGGAAGCCAAGATCTTACCAAAGTCCCAACAACGGGTTTCAAAAACCGCCATGGGTCTTCAACCATGGACTTGTGGTAAAACCGCATTGGTTGGTCCCGTGCTGAAATCGATCCATGGAAACCTCGTCCTCTTCCACCGCTACGTCCTGACCCAGGACTAGGACTGTTATTGAATCTGTGGTAGCTGCCTCTTCCTGAATTTGAACTGGGGCTGCATCCACGTCCATAACCCGGGCTAGGCAAACCACCCCTTGATGAATTGGGGGGGAGGCCATAGctgggtggcccaccagatcggTTAAAGTTGCCGGGAGTTCCTCCATGCCCTGAGAACTGACTCGTCATCCTGATTGGGCTTCTCCAAGGAGCGGACATGTGCGGGGGCGGTGTTTCATTTATTCTCGGGTCTGGAGCATAATTCATCTGAAATTGATGAGTAGGAACTGGGCTTGCATTGGGGTTAGCATAATTCATCTGAAATTGATGAGTGGGAACGGGGCTTGCATTGGGATTAGCATAATTCATCTGAAATTGATGAGTCGGAACGGGGCTTGCATTGGGGTTCCTAGGGCCTGTGCAATCAAGTATAAGAAGTTGCCAGATTAGAATTTGGaatttggaattttttatttCTCTACAATTAGTTAAAATCTATCCATTCAAACCTTCAATATACTTTGTTCTTCTGCTGAAATAGGATGCTTGACTTGTGCAAAAACCGCTCTTtgaaatggatatatatatatatatatatataatctatccATTCAAACCTTCAATATACTTTGTTCTTCTGCTGAAATAGGATGCTTGACTTGTGCAAAAACTGCTCTTtgaaatggatatatatatatatatatccatttcaAAGAGTGGTTTTTGCACAAGTCAAAGCATTATCCAAATCCTTAATCGAGGCCATGCACTGGATGCTTGGGGTTTCAGTTCCAACAAGTAGGGCAAATGGtttaatgatccagaccattgatctgctaGACCATGGATGAAATTAGGGGTGCAACTCAGTCAGGTCAGATCAGGTTGAAGTTCAATcgaagcccaacccaacctcaagaggagtTAGTACATACCCAACCCAACCATAGAACCAACCGAAGCCAGACGCAATGTGTTGAACACTCAACCCTAACACAATGCGAGTTACATTGGGTTGGGCAGGGTTGGGTTAGGTCGGGTGAACAATTGCAACTAGTAAACTAATacataaaaatcaaaatctaatCATCTGATAATATCATTTAAGTAATtattgtaagttatgaaataattGTAACAAATAAAGTCTACAATCGCCATTCATAAACAAATTAAGTTAAAGAAATCGATAAAACAACTCAATGATGTTTAGAGAAGCTATTCAAAAGACATCGGACCACTCCGCATGTGGGCCTCGGGTCAATTTCGATCATGAACCTTACTTTCCATGTATGGACAATTCCAATCATGAACCCTATAGAGCATAGAGTAAACAGCATAGATGGATCCAGTCACGAACCCTATTCCCAATCAAGCCatacttttatttttatgtgATGCATATAGTCAAAACTCATATGCACATGTAATGCATATAAGGTTGGGTTTTGGTTGCCCGAGGCCTCAAACTTAAGCCAAAGCCCAACGCAATCTCAACCCAGCCCAACCAAAAGTTCATGTTGGACCaatcaggtttgggttgaccCGACCCAAGCTGCACCACTAGATAGTGTTCATGAGCGTCCGAACCCATTGGATTCTCCCAGATCCCATCTCTTGGACCCATTAAGAAAATAGGGTAGGGTTCAGGTCTCGCCTATTGGACCCGGTTAAGGGTCTAGTACGGCTCAGgtagggtccatgtgatggacccaGTTAAAGTCAGGTCTGGGAAGGGTCCATTTAGTATTAACAATAtgattatatatttaatatagatTGATTATTCTAGTAACAAGATGCAGTTTCCTAAACCATGAACATGCAAGAAGCCTGTTTAAACACCATGCATATGTCCAATTGAAActtgtgcaatctaatccatctatTGATAGGCCCAACTGTATGAATGTTCTTATCTGCCCGGAACCCAACTTGAAACCTAGATCCAAACACGTAATGGGTACCTGATTAGATCTGGGTTCAGGTCTTCAAGGAGTAAACTAGACCCAGTAAGACCTGACCCTGGTTAGCCTGGGTACAGGTAGCGTAGGACCCAATTCATTGACAGCCCTAACCCTACCTCCCATTTGTTGCCACAAGCCAATGACTGAAAAAGGAACGAGTTACAGTCTACATTCAACTAAAAAAGAGTCAAGACTGGTAGCTGAATCTTCCAAGTTGGGAGACATTTGACGCAATGTCCATCTACAGTGGGAAGCAAGCAACAGACTACCAGTCTGGACCATTGAACAATGTGTCGTACTTGTCCgaactgaaaacccaaatatacTCAACAAAAGCCTCAGTTTGAGGAATCTATAATTCCCCATGAAAGAATGAACAGCTTTAAACAGTTTAAATGCTTCTATATATTTCATACAAACTAAATCAACAAAACCAAATAGGCACATTTGATAACTAGAGGTCTGTTAAGCTCCCATGAACCTCTTATGCGGGGTGCATGAGACATCCATGCAATGCATGGTGGAGCCACCTGTATAGAGGACCTGGCATGAAAATCAGGCCGGTCCATTCACCATGTGCAAAGCAAGAGTAGGTTGCATGTGGATAATTGGCATTTTCTTAAGTGTCTTCATATATGACATGCTAGGGAGGGGGGGACTTGATCCTAACTAGGAACTCAGAACTCTATGATACACTCCATTTTTGTCTAGGAGCAAGAATAGAAATTACGCATTTACAAGGCAAAAATCCACatgcgcacgcgcacacacatatATGAAATTTTTATAAGCTAATCACTGTTTGGCTCAAAGGGCAAGTGGGTTTCTGTTTTCCAATAAAATCTGAATGTAGTTCTGTAAATAACAATATAGCCGCTGCCTTGAAGAGACGCAATTCACAACATAGACACATCAAAGGCAGAAGTATTCTATACATTGACCATATAACAAGCTCTTTGATTCCTagcaaattttttgaaaaatgaaaaagaaatgctTGCAATATAGAAATAGCATTCACACCAGGAACAAAGAAATTCAAATGTTTTCATCTCTGAGAAAATTTAGACCCAATTTGAGTCTTTCTAAAAGACCAACTGAATTTTCAAAACCTAAGGCCCCGTTTGGATGACACTGAAAAAGTcctgccttttttatttttttctggagAAGAATCCATGGGAAAATAGTTAATTCTTCTTTTGCAAGGAAACAAGCTAGCTAGGCTCACATGCCAATGCCTAGCACCTgatagtgatccagaccatccgtaaggtgggtcataccatcacATTACCCTAAGTAAAAATCCGGCCCATACATTCTTTTGGTGGGCCTCAGTGTATAGGCCTCAAAACCACCAAAACTTTGAACCAATGGTTGTAATTTTTTGGGGAATCGTGAAAAATCGACACAGCCTGACATTTTTACCTGTGGTCGTTGACACTTAAAATTCTATAGACGTATAGAAATGATGATTCCAACCCATCTATCAGATTTGTCTCCTCAGGTTACCTCCAAGGCCTGAAACTCAGAATGATCCAaaagtctggtgggccacatcacagggaacaagtTGGAGAGGAACGCCTACCCTTGATTTCACTGGGCCCACCCAAGTCGCAGAACAGCATGACTTTTTGTCCTGGCCCTTCATCCATGGCAGATGAAGGGTCTGGACGATCTGGATTCCTTATACACAACACAATGGAACCCCCACCCAAATTAAGTGTGGACATCCCCCTCTGAACTTGTACCATGCTCCAGCCAACCAGAGTTTCAGTTAAGGATGATTTTTGGACTGTGGGGTAATGCGAGGCAACACATctgttgaacaggttggatgtcatgaataaatcatgtgggccccagctCTGCCTGCTACCACATAGCTTATGGAGTTACTGGTACCACTGAAGAACACCCCTGAATAAAACTCACCGGAGAGAACATTACTTAAATTCACAGTGAAACTTCAAAGACTTCCCACCCACATACAAATTAATATATCAAAGCCTGTAACAGAATGCAAAGACATAGTCATAGTGAGTCTTACACTACCTGAATAAGTAGTTGGAAACTGACCCACGGAAGAGCAACTGCTGATAGAAGGTGAGAAATTATTATGCGAACTCTGAGTGTTATCCATGCTCCGTCTCTTGTTACCAGGGTAAGCTGACATGGGATCTGTGTAAAAATCAAACCTGGGAACCGCAGGTGAATTCCCCACAGTTGATGGAGAAACAGACGGGTCGAGCAAAGGATTGGAGAGAGAAGCAGACGGTGTTGAGGGACCTTGACTATCAGAAACTTGGGCCTGTGCAGCTTCTGTTCGCATCGCTTTCAAtctttctctcctcttctccGATTCATCCATCTTCTTCAAGATCAAAATAAAAGAGAGGTCTGTTGGTCTGGTAGGGACTGAAAACAAGAAAACAGAAACAAACTCATCTGAAACACCAGTAGACACACATGCGCACACGCCACACCTATGGATGATGATGACGATACACACGCATACATGAATACATAAgtacatatgtatgtatatggaTAGGGAAATGCTAACGTCCACACCTTCCTAGGGACATTAGCAACATCCCCAAAGCTTTATGGTGACACATGGCACAACCAATCATCAATCCGAGCAGTTCATTCAGTGGTACCACTGAGAGCAAGAGATTTTGCAACAATCATgtccaatgttgtcaaattgcatatgcgatcatgtgcgcataagcgatcgcacaatcgcatatgcaaccgcatatttgtttttttttttttttcttgaaacaatttgaaaaaaaggggggggtggggggtgagaataagaaaaaaaatgttttatatatatatatatatataagaaattagGGGGAGCTTCCCTgagaagctatttatttattattgatagTAGGAAATGGAAATATAAGAGGGAAAAAATGTAAGAGAAAGAcggaaaaaaaaatgtagaacGTATTATGTGTAATGTAGAttgtagagagaaagagagacagagaaTGAAATAGAAATGTATTATGTATGAAAGAGAGTGCTTGAATGTATTTGTTGAACACTTGAACTAGAATCTTCCTTGAAAAGAAATATTAGAATTAGAAGAATGTATGTAAGAAGTAtattgaatcttgatcttccaacttccaagagagagagaatgagagagagagagagagagagagagagaatgtgagagAGATTAAAGACAACTTAGAAGTAGGAAGTGTAagatagggagagattaagaccagttggaattaagaaatgtaagagaaaagagtaagagagtttggggtgagaatattgcaaatggaggagctttgtaagcctttttataggcaaagagtttttttttttttgcaaaataataataataataatggccagtatgcaatcgcatattgtcgcacatgtggcatatgcgtcGCATATGTCCTACAATTGCATATGCGACCATCACATATGTGATTTACATACGAGTGcacgcatatgcgatcacatttgTGCATATGcagtcgcacatgacaacactgatcATGTCAATTGGGTGATCCTAACGCTTTGAACGTGGCCATTTGTTacaactgtccattttttataAGCCTTAGATCGCATGGTTAGAATCATAAAATCAAAGTGctcctttggaatcataagcaatacaaagtggaatctatcaaatggatatttcaggatgatgattggacctgttTTGTTTCTCTGCTTGATCTTAAGCGTCCATATTTTATGGTATTGTTGGATGTTTAGAATCATTTGATTCACATGATTTTGGCACTAAGGCTTCGCCCCAGTTGCATGAataaatggatggtccaaattgataAATGGATGTCCCATATGTCATTTAAAAGCTTTAGAGACATTGCTGACCTCCCCACTTGGCCCTTGCTTGCCTTTATTTTTAAAGATGTGATCTGATTAAGTGGAGGCCACACTGAAAATGAAATTCAATTACAATGAGATATTGCTGTGTGTGTTCCACGCTAGATCATTCTCCAGATGCAAAATAAGACAAGAACGCTGCGACCAAAGAGAAACTTTGATTTCTGACGGTGTTCTCTATGAAGAACCTTTTGATAGTAAGAAGGGAAACGAATCTCATCCCCATCTCATTTACAAGTTCTCAAATGGCATTTATATGGGCAATTCTCTACTGAAGTCACAGGGGCAAAAATTCACAATTAGTCTTTTCAATGGCTAAAACTATGCTTTATTAAAGGACCATGGAAAGAGTTTTAAACCAAAAGAAGGGACATATAGGAAATTGGGGTTTATTaacctccacacacacacacacacacacacacaaaaaaaggtTTGCTACAGTACATTGCTACCTCTAGATGCATTATTGTAGGGTAAGTAGGGTAAGTGGGGACAAAAGCCACTGGATCTTTCATCATAATTCAATGATCCCACCTGATGAGATATATAGTTGATGATGATTGCCTAAAAAAATCTTCAAGATGAAAGGACCTAAGCTTTCAATTAATGGCCCATAAAATAACACTCAAGGAGGTGGCTACCCATTGCTTGGTTGATTGCAGATGCTTTGCAACATGTCTCATGCATTGCTCGGTGAAGAAGCCATTGATAATGGTTGCCATGTGCAAGTGTTGCTATCTATCTCACTCGCCAGATCAGATGTTCCCATGTGATTTTCTTTTCCATGAAATTACTGCAGTAGATTTCGACCAAGCTGATTAGAGGGCAACGACTTTGACAAAACTATAATCTTTATCTCCCTCTCCAAGTGAATTTGTCCATCACCTAGAAAACCAAGCTTCCTCTGAAAGGAATTGATAGTGCAGCTTTCAAAGTCTGAAACCAACACTTCCAGATCATATATAGTCCGACACTGAATCTCCAAGATCGATATAATCTTTCTGGTCATTAATTCTCTTCTAGAACTATTAGGCACTAAACCTCTACTATGAAAAGAATCCAAAGAAGAACAGTACTTTCCTCTATTGTCCATAAGGTTTGAAGGTATTAGAATTTCTCTTAGTCCGAATAACTAGAGGAAGTTAAATTAGACTGCTAGACACCTAGAGCTATACCAACAAACCTCAAAAAAAACAAAGTTGGAATATGTGAGTTATACTGTTAGTTTGGTTTCATGCTTGGGAGGTTTACCACCAAAGCTATTTCCTACTTTAGATAGTtcatggagaaatatagggagaggaggaatgttctccacatggtctttattgacttagagaaagatAATAGGGGTGCCTAGAGAGTTTATCTAGTGGGTATTGGGAAAGAAATTCTGGAACTTGGACAAATTATTAAGATTTATAATAAGTCCCTAGTTGTTATAATAAGTCCCTAGTTGAGTGGACAATTTAGTTAACCTTCATGATGGTCGGAATTAGAGTTGGGATCAAGTCGATtcggactgagttagggttgacttgactcaatccggttttgaaatagacttggcccgaactcgacccgactcaa harbors:
- the LOC131218686 gene encoding protein SICKLE isoform X2, yielding MDESEKRRERLKAMRTEAAQAQVSDSQGPSTPSASLSNPLLDPSVSPSTVGNSPAVPRFDFYTDPMSAYPGNKRRSMDNTQSSHNNFSPSISSCSSVGPRNPNASPVPTHQFQMNYANPNASPVPTHQFQMNYANPNASPVPTHQFQMNYAPDPRINETPPPHMSAPWRSPIRMTSQFSGHGGTPGNFNRSGGPPSYGLPPNSSRGGLPSPGYGRGCSPSSNSGRGSYHRFNNSPSPGSGRSGGRGRGFHGSISARDQPMRFYHKSMVEDPWRFLKPVVGTLVRSWLPKSVSMKKARVLEAPVDFNSQSSLADCLTLSLEEAVNDVTNI
- the LOC131218686 gene encoding protein SICKLE isoform X1, translated to MDESEKRRERLKAMRTEAAQAQVSDSQGPSTPSASLSNPLLDPSVSPSTVGNSPAVPRFDFYTDPMSAYPGNKRRSMDNTQSSHNNFSPSISSCSSVGQFPTTYSGPRNPNASPVPTHQFQMNYANPNASPVPTHQFQMNYANPNASPVPTHQFQMNYAPDPRINETPPPHMSAPWRSPIRMTSQFSGHGGTPGNFNRSGGPPSYGLPPNSSRGGLPSPGYGRGCSPSSNSGRGSYHRFNNSPSPGSGRSGGRGRGFHGSISARDQPMRFYHKSMVEDPWRFLKPVVGTLVRSWLPKSVSMKKARVLEAPVDFNSQSSLADCLTLSLEEAVNDVTNI
- the LOC131218686 gene encoding protein SICKLE isoform X3; its protein translation is MDESEKRRERLKAMRTEAAQAQVSDSQGPSTPSASLSNPLLDPSVSPSTVGNSPAVPRFDFYTDPMSAYPGNKRRSMDNTQSSHNNFSPSISSCSSVGQFPTTYSGPRNPNASPVPTHQFQMNYANPNASPVPTHQFQMNYAPDPRINETPPPHMSAPWRSPIRMTSQFSGHGGTPGNFNRSGGPPSYGLPPNSSRGGLPSPGYGRGCSPSSNSGRGSYHRFNNSPSPGSGRSGGRGRGFHGSISARDQPMRFYHKSMVEDPWRFLKPVVGTLVRSWLPKSVSMKKARVLEAPVDFNSQSSLADCLTLSLEEAVNDVTNI
- the LOC131218686 gene encoding protein SICKLE isoform X4 — its product is MDESEKRRERLKAMRTEAAQAQVSDSQGPSTPSASLSNPLLDPSVSPSTVGNSPAVPRFDFYTDPMSAYPGNKRRSMDNTQSSHNNFSPSISSCSSVGPRNPNASPVPTHQFQMNYANPNASPVPTHQFQMNYAPDPRINETPPPHMSAPWRSPIRMTSQFSGHGGTPGNFNRSGGPPSYGLPPNSSRGGLPSPGYGRGCSPSSNSGRGSYHRFNNSPSPGSGRSGGRGRGFHGSISARDQPMRFYHKSMVEDPWRFLKPVVGTLVRSWLPKSVSMKKARVLEAPVDFNSQSSLADCLTLSLEEAVNDVTNI